One genomic segment of Bacteroidota bacterium includes these proteins:
- a CDS encoding YraN family protein — translation MSKKTGDKGEQIAANHLRKRGYTILEVNWRHQHLELDIIAQKDNFLVIVEVKTGNSITFGEPHEWVTRKKQLRIIKAADAYVMEHNIQTETRFDIVGILLTAQDPQVNHIEDAFSTAG, via the coding sequence ATGTCAAAAAAAACAGGTGACAAAGGGGAACAAATTGCAGCAAACCATTTGCGCAAAAGGGGATATACTATACTCGAAGTGAACTGGAGGCATCAGCATTTAGAACTTGATATTATTGCTCAAAAAGATAATTTCCTGGTTATAGTTGAAGTGAAAACGGGTAACAGCATCACTTTTGGCGAACCGCATGAGTGGGTTACACGAAAAAAACAATTGCGCATCATTAAGGCCGCAGATGCTTATGTAATGGAGCACAACATACAAACAGAAACACGTTTTGATATTGTTGGTATTTTACTTACCGCACAAGATCCCCAGGTAAATCACATAGAAGACGCTTTTTCAACGGCAGGCTAG
- a CDS encoding E2 ligase fold family C protein: MNKTVVGIAFDDAINKREGKLAAEMLTRLLSRLYPKLNLINLTGKKDAADEYIELAKKINSRIEITKVKPTVIVAVSQKPLSKEYLGSRIFYVGSDKWVAKFSDKKPVGCGNSEVPFAAGAVACVAVSNIFRVVFQDFINEAALDGDFSFSLINLDCSDSNAEIKEIDVQDFILVGFGAIGNGAVWALANTPFIKGTVTIVEPETVDLSNLQRYVLAEERHIDKAKTDIPQVYNKNSNLKINVVPKTWAGFLGEKNNWINSSVLISIDNAKDRIGVQSSLPKKIINSYTAENLIGISRHYAFGEEACVACTYMPTEERKNFALEVAENLGIHRINLPPPFTIEYAMGGYLHGNKGADDQLLGWIASENSIDRAELEKFKDIPVREFYSKFVCGGILMKMKKNDSKAGAVEAPLAFQSALAGILLAAEYVVEKGRLRKSKLPNVSQLWPLAPIKKDINPRSFIFTKDNTGRCICSDKEFIAAYQKKYPAPVKQKSLTH, encoded by the coding sequence TTGAATAAAACAGTGGTTGGAATTGCATTTGACGATGCAATCAATAAGCGAGAAGGAAAATTAGCGGCTGAGATGCTCACACGCTTGTTAAGCAGGCTTTATCCTAAGCTAAATCTTATTAATCTCACAGGAAAGAAAGATGCGGCAGATGAATATATTGAATTGGCTAAAAAGATAAATTCCCGAATAGAGATTACAAAAGTGAAACCAACAGTAATAGTTGCTGTAAGTCAAAAGCCACTTTCAAAAGAATATTTGGGCTCACGTATTTTCTATGTAGGATCCGATAAATGGGTAGCAAAATTCTCTGACAAAAAACCTGTTGGATGTGGTAATAGCGAAGTGCCTTTTGCTGCCGGAGCTGTGGCTTGCGTAGCAGTTTCAAATATTTTCAGGGTTGTTTTTCAGGACTTTATCAATGAAGCTGCCCTTGACGGAGATTTTTCTTTTTCACTTATCAATCTTGATTGTTCGGATAGTAACGCTGAGATTAAAGAAATAGATGTACAGGATTTTATTTTGGTTGGCTTTGGTGCAATAGGGAACGGTGCGGTCTGGGCTTTAGCAAACACGCCTTTTATAAAAGGAACGGTTACTATTGTGGAACCCGAAACAGTTGATTTATCGAATTTGCAGAGATATGTACTTGCCGAAGAACGTCATATAGACAAAGCTAAAACCGATATACCACAGGTATACAACAAGAACTCTAACCTCAAAATAAATGTTGTTCCTAAAACATGGGCGGGGTTCCTCGGTGAAAAAAATAATTGGATAAATTCATCTGTGTTGATCTCGATTGATAATGCAAAGGATCGTATAGGGGTTCAGAGTTCCTTGCCAAAAAAAATCATCAACTCATACACAGCGGAGAATTTAATTGGTATTTCCCGCCATTATGCTTTTGGCGAAGAAGCCTGCGTTGCCTGCACCTATATGCCCACAGAAGAAAGAAAAAATTTTGCTTTGGAAGTGGCAGAAAACTTGGGTATTCACCGCATAAACTTGCCTCCTCCCTTTACCATTGAATATGCAATGGGCGGCTACTTGCATGGAAACAAGGGTGCAGACGATCAATTATTGGGGTGGATCGCAAGTGAAAACTCTATTGATCGTGCAGAACTGGAAAAGTTTAAGGATATCCCGGTGCGCGAATTTTATTCAAAGTTTGTATGCGGAGGCATCTTAATGAAGATGAAAAAGAACGATAGTAAAGCAGGCGCTGTTGAAGCTCCTTTGGCTTTTCAATCAGCCTTAGCCGGAATTTTATTAGCGGCAGAGTATGTGGTTGAAAAGGGCCGTCTTAGAAAAAGCAAATTGCCAAATGTATCGCAGCTTTGGCCATTAGCTCCAATAAAAAAGGACATTAACCCGCGTAGCTTCATTTTTACAAAGGATAATACGGGGCGGTGTATATGCAGTGATAAAGAATTCATCGCGGCATATCAAAAAAAATATCCTGCTCCTGTGAAACAAAAATCTTTAACCCATTAA
- a CDS encoding MerR family transcriptional regulator — protein sequence MTKKKNERLADSIAISPDFKRHFQDYFSNPEPAAKDISFILNDRTKAIKTSVASYRQINSWDQYGLLDVIEREGSEWRKYSIMDALWLNIIYELRLLGYTIDQIKLVKESLAEGSKKVKYPMPLLEYCTFIALSSKLPVILMVFSDGSAMPIPYEEYKMNLINYGLKNHIHIDMNEILQRFFPDKNISPVYPLEIYLTYEEAELLSFIRMGEYERVEVRFKNKKMEIIEAVERLDVSKRMVDILKEQKYQSIEVIKKDDVIVSIVRKVKKKIQQP from the coding sequence ATGACAAAAAAGAAAAACGAAAGGCTTGCCGATAGCATAGCCATCAGCCCTGACTTTAAAAGACACTTTCAGGACTATTTCAGTAATCCTGAACCGGCAGCCAAAGACATTTCATTCATACTAAACGATCGGACTAAAGCCATTAAAACGAGTGTCGCTTCCTACCGGCAGATTAACAGCTGGGATCAGTATGGTTTATTGGATGTTATAGAAAGAGAAGGGAGCGAATGGAGAAAATACAGCATCATGGATGCGCTATGGCTCAATATCATTTATGAGCTACGCTTATTGGGTTATACCATAGACCAAATCAAGCTCGTAAAAGAAAGTTTAGCTGAAGGAAGCAAAAAAGTAAAGTATCCTATGCCTCTGCTGGAATACTGCACTTTTATTGCCTTGTCAAGTAAGCTGCCTGTTATTCTGATGGTATTCAGTGATGGCTCGGCTATGCCCATACCCTATGAAGAATACAAAATGAATCTCATCAATTACGGATTAAAAAATCATATTCATATTGATATGAACGAAATCCTGCAACGGTTCTTTCCTGACAAAAATATAAGCCCGGTTTATCCGCTGGAAATTTACCTGACTTATGAGGAAGCGGAATTATTATCCTTTATCCGCATGGGTGAGTATGAACGGGTAGAAGTCCGTTTTAAAAACAAGAAAATGGAAATCATTGAAGCGGTAGAAAGATTGGACGTAAGCAAACGCATGGTTGATATTTTAAAGGAACAAAAATATCAGAGCATAGAAGTCATTAAAAAAGATGATGTGATTGTATCCATCGTAAGAAAAGTAAAAAAGAAAATACAGCAGCCATAG
- a CDS encoding recombinase family protein gives MFFMFSQLDNDMRREKTVAGMREMLRQGFWATKAPVGYSHVPGADRENRIVIDEKGKLLRKAFLWKADEGLSNTEIVLCLNKLGLKVSKQRLTEIFKNPFYCGIIVSTLVEGEIIKGKHPKLISEEVFLKVNEIQSKNHHGYKQQKERSQFPLKQFAKCDSCGTPMTAYRMEKKNAEYYKCNKIGCKCNRNTEILHKAFIKKLGEYAVEEKGIPPMHRMMSYVFNNLNESNSSNKETFSKALKACQEKINTVEEKFVLGEIDRALYEKFITKYGKEKADLEKKLAESSFELSNLDEYVNYTLRLASKLQPAWDSAEYDTKLKIQNLVFPEGVRFNKENNDYRTARVNSFFAAIPALSAIFTQKRSGLNKFYPEKSALVAPPGIEPGFKV, from the coding sequence ATGTTTTTTATGTTCAGCCAGCTCGACAATGATATGAGGCGGGAGAAAACAGTAGCCGGAATGAGGGAGATGCTCCGGCAGGGATTTTGGGCAACCAAAGCTCCGGTAGGTTATTCCCATGTTCCGGGAGCGGATAGAGAAAACCGCATAGTAATTGATGAAAAGGGAAAACTTTTACGCAAAGCCTTCCTATGGAAAGCTGATGAGGGCTTGTCTAATACCGAAATCGTATTGTGCCTAAACAAGCTCGGTTTAAAAGTTTCAAAGCAAAGGCTCACCGAAATTTTCAAAAATCCATTTTATTGCGGGATTATAGTAAGCACATTGGTTGAGGGTGAAATCATAAAAGGAAAGCATCCTAAACTCATCTCCGAAGAAGTCTTTTTAAAAGTGAACGAAATTCAGTCAAAAAATCATCACGGGTACAAGCAGCAGAAGGAAAGGTCTCAATTTCCTTTAAAGCAATTTGCAAAATGTGATTCCTGTGGTACGCCCATGACAGCTTACCGCATGGAAAAGAAAAATGCAGAGTATTATAAATGCAATAAGATAGGCTGCAAGTGCAATCGGAATACAGAAATCCTGCATAAAGCCTTTATCAAAAAACTGGGGGAATATGCAGTCGAGGAAAAGGGGATTCCTCCCATGCACCGGATGATGTCATACGTTTTCAACAATCTGAATGAATCCAATAGCAGTAACAAGGAAACTTTTTCAAAGGCATTGAAAGCCTGTCAGGAAAAAATAAATACGGTGGAAGAAAAATTTGTGCTGGGTGAAATAGACCGAGCTTTGTATGAAAAATTCATAACGAAATATGGCAAGGAAAAAGCCGATTTGGAGAAAAAACTTGCCGAAAGCAGTTTTGAATTATCGAACTTGGATGAATACGTAAATTACACCTTGCGATTAGCCTCAAAACTCCAGCCAGCGTGGGATTCCGCAGAGTACGATACCAAACTGAAAATACAGAATCTGGTGTTTCCTGAGGGCGTTAGGTTCAATAAGGAAAATAATGATTATCGAACTGCGAGAGTGAATTCCTTCTTCGCTGCAATCCCCGCATTATCAGCCATTTTCACACAAAAAAGAAGCGGACTTAACAAGTTTTACCCTGAAAAGTCCGCTTTGGTAGCCCCACCAGGAATCGAACCTGGATTTAAAGTTTAG
- a CDS encoding LD-carboxypeptidase, giving the protein MHTPPALKKGDKIGIVAPAGKINKESILPALNKLHEWGLEIELGKHIFNENFQFAGTDDDRTADLQKMLDDRSIKLIISARGGYGMLRIIDKLDFKIFSKHPKWIVGYSDITVLHAHIHRNYGIETVHAIMANIFDKNEEAVDTLRKALFNEPLSYRVESHLLNRKGKAEGEVIGGNLSLLYALSASRSDIDTKGKLLFIEDLNEYLYHIDRMMMNLKRAGKLKGLAGLVVGGMTDMKDNPNPFGKTAEEIIFEAVSEYNYPVCFNFPAGHIEKNLALVFGRKARFSVDDTGVMLRYD; this is encoded by the coding sequence ATGCACACTCCTCCTGCTCTTAAAAAAGGTGACAAGATCGGCATCGTTGCGCCTGCCGGAAAAATAAATAAAGAAAGCATATTGCCGGCTCTCAATAAACTTCACGAATGGGGATTGGAAATAGAACTCGGCAAACACATATTTAATGAAAACTTCCAGTTTGCAGGAACAGATGACGATCGCACCGCCGATCTGCAAAAAATGCTGGATGACAGATCAATTAAACTTATAATCAGCGCACGCGGAGGTTATGGAATGCTGCGCATCATTGATAAACTTGACTTTAAAATATTTAGCAAACACCCAAAATGGATAGTTGGATATAGCGACATTACTGTTTTACATGCTCATATACACAGGAATTACGGCATTGAAACAGTGCACGCCATCATGGCCAATATTTTCGATAAAAACGAAGAGGCTGTTGACACATTAAGAAAGGCGTTATTTAATGAGCCATTATCATACCGGGTTGAATCCCATTTGCTAAACAGAAAAGGCAAAGCCGAAGGTGAAGTAATTGGAGGCAATCTATCTCTCCTATACGCCCTTAGCGCAAGCCGATCTGATATTGACACAAAGGGTAAACTATTATTCATTGAAGACCTGAACGAATACCTTTATCACATCGATCGCATGATGATGAACTTAAAACGTGCCGGCAAATTAAAAGGCCTGGCCGGCCTGGTGGTGGGCGGAATGACCGACATGAAAGATAATCCAAATCCTTTTGGAAAAACCGCAGAAGAAATAATATTTGAAGCGGTTTCGGAATATAACTATCCTGTTTGTTTCAATTTCCCTGCCGGGCATATAGAAAAAAACCTCGCCCTGGTTTTTGGCCGTAAGGCAAGGTTTTCTGTGGATGATACCGGAGTAATGCTCAGATATGATTAG
- a CDS encoding Mov34/MPN/PAD-1 family protein produces MAYKHMREAGKHQLEGVALFSGKENENIFRIEKTIVPEQHAMSLEDGLLYSVSGDELHRINVWLYENKMSLIAQIHSHPTRAYHSATDDAYPIVATVGGVSIVVPDFAFGEADINCCAVYRLHPEKGWIELDKKIKNELIEVIK; encoded by the coding sequence ATGGCTTACAAACATATGCGGGAAGCTGGCAAACATCAGTTGGAAGGCGTAGCCCTTTTCTCCGGTAAAGAAAATGAAAATATTTTTCGCATTGAAAAAACGATTGTGCCTGAGCAACATGCAATGAGTTTAGAGGATGGATTACTTTATTCTGTGAGTGGCGATGAGTTACATAGGATAAATGTTTGGCTTTATGAAAACAAGATGAGTTTGATCGCACAAATTCATAGTCATCCAACGCGGGCGTATCACTCAGCAACAGATGATGCGTATCCCATTGTTGCAACGGTTGGTGGGGTTTCCATTGTAGTTCCAGATTTTGCTTTTGGCGAGGCTGATATAAACTGTTGCGCCGTTTACAGGCTGCATCCCGAAAAAGGATGGATTGAATTAGATAAAAAGATAAAAAATGAATTAATAGAAGTGATTAAGTAA
- a CDS encoding DUF4412 domain-containing protein: MKNLTTKLTVTTIAVASFVSASLAQFEGTIDFKKMTQIDTTEYIYYVKGNMVRIDEIGSKSKKVEGTFLIDLSASTMLSLSHDRKLYMDQKPGAPVAVAGKPEITSTKGAKTLLGVNCKEVSVVNKDENTTIKYYVGGSKFEFFAKMLRLMNRKDKPASYFLLISKEAGDGFPYMSVQTDATGKETGRLEVQKIEKKALDAEMFQIPKDYHKFEKN; this comes from the coding sequence ATGAAAAACCTAACTACTAAATTAACTGTTACAACCATTGCGGTGGCGAGTTTTGTATCAGCTTCACTTGCACAATTCGAAGGAACGATCGACTTCAAAAAAATGACCCAGATCGATACAACCGAATATATTTATTATGTAAAAGGGAATATGGTTCGTATTGACGAGATCGGTTCCAAATCGAAAAAGGTAGAAGGCACTTTCCTGATTGACCTTTCGGCTTCAACAATGTTGTCCTTGAGTCATGACCGCAAATTATATATGGATCAAAAGCCAGGAGCTCCTGTTGCTGTTGCCGGTAAGCCTGAGATAACAAGCACAAAGGGTGCAAAAACATTACTGGGGGTTAACTGTAAAGAAGTTTCCGTTGTTAACAAGGACGAGAACACAACCATTAAATACTATGTTGGAGGGTCTAAATTCGAGTTTTTTGCTAAAATGTTAAGGCTGATGAACAGGAAAGACAAGCCGGCATCGTATTTCCTTCTTATCTCAAAAGAAGCAGGTGACGGATTTCCATACATGTCTGTTCAAACGGATGCTACTGGAAAAGAAACAGGACGTTTAGAAGTTCAAAAGATAGAGAAAAAGGCCCTTGATGCTGAAATGTTCCAGATCCCCAAGGATTATCACAAATTCGAGAAGAACTAA
- the metG gene encoding methionine--tRNA ligase — MLNYKRHTVTAALPYANGPVHIGHLAGCYLPADIYVRYLRSKGEDVIFICGSDEHGVPITIKAKKEGITPQQVVDKYHKLMGDAFRDFGISFDIYSRTSSKTHHETASDFFKNLYDKGVFKEEITEQYFDEKAGQFLADRYIIGTCPKCGNENAYGDQCEKCGTSLSPTELINPRSTLSGEKPVMKKTKNWFLPLDKMQAGIEAYIDSHKDWKTNVYGQCKSWLTQGLQPRAMTRDLDWGVKVPVEGAEGKVLYVWFDAPIGYISATKELFEKGEGQGTRDEWKKYWMDKEARLVHFIGKDNIVFHCIIFPAMLMAHGDYILPENVPANEFLNLEGDKISTSRNWAVWLHEYLVDFKDKQDVLRYVLCSNAPETKDNDFTWKDLQAKNNNELVAILGNFINRTLVLTDKYYGGKVPEADQFSKNDLSLLEEIVKYPKKIGDSLDNFRFREALAELMNLARLGNKYLADNEPWKIAATDEKRVRTIMNISLQISANLTALMEPFLPHSAKKLSEMLNLKDLHWRDAECIDLLKTGHQLGKASLLYDKIEEPEIDKQIQKLADSKKMNNASTPLSIPSSKPDITFDDFSKMDIRVGTILEAERVPKTDKLLRLKIDTGIDQRTVVSGIAGFYEAEKIIGQKVSILVNLAPRKIKGIESQGMILMAENNKGELAFVTPTKDSNNGSVIK, encoded by the coding sequence ATATTGAACTATAAAAGACATACCGTTACAGCAGCGCTACCTTACGCCAATGGCCCTGTGCATATAGGACATTTGGCCGGCTGCTATTTGCCGGCTGATATATATGTGCGTTACCTGCGTTCAAAAGGTGAAGATGTGATCTTTATTTGCGGCTCAGACGAGCATGGTGTTCCCATTACAATTAAAGCAAAAAAAGAAGGCATAACACCTCAGCAGGTTGTAGATAAATACCATAAGCTGATGGGCGATGCGTTCCGCGATTTTGGCATTTCATTCGATATTTATTCGCGAACCTCCAGCAAAACGCATCACGAAACGGCTTCAGATTTTTTTAAAAATCTTTACGATAAAGGTGTTTTTAAAGAGGAAATAACTGAACAGTACTTTGATGAAAAGGCCGGTCAATTTTTGGCCGATCGTTATATTATAGGTACCTGTCCGAAATGTGGAAACGAGAATGCTTATGGTGATCAGTGCGAAAAATGCGGTACATCATTAAGCCCTACGGAACTGATCAATCCGCGTTCAACTTTATCGGGCGAAAAGCCGGTGATGAAGAAAACAAAGAACTGGTTTTTGCCGCTTGATAAAATGCAGGCCGGTATCGAAGCCTACATCGATTCTCATAAAGACTGGAAGACCAATGTTTACGGCCAATGCAAATCATGGCTAACACAAGGTCTGCAGCCGCGTGCAATGACCCGTGATCTGGATTGGGGTGTAAAGGTTCCGGTTGAAGGAGCGGAAGGAAAGGTGCTGTATGTTTGGTTTGACGCGCCTATTGGATATATTTCTGCAACGAAGGAGTTGTTCGAAAAGGGCGAGGGGCAAGGGACGAGGGACGAGTGGAAAAAATATTGGATGGACAAAGAAGCTCGTTTAGTTCATTTTATTGGAAAAGATAACATCGTTTTCCACTGCATTATTTTTCCCGCAATGTTAATGGCGCATGGGGATTATATTCTGCCGGAGAACGTTCCTGCCAACGAGTTCTTGAACCTGGAGGGGGATAAGATCTCCACTTCACGGAACTGGGCAGTATGGCTGCATGAATACCTGGTTGATTTTAAAGACAAGCAGGATGTATTGCGTTATGTGCTTTGTTCGAACGCGCCTGAAACAAAGGACAATGATTTTACATGGAAAGATCTCCAGGCGAAAAACAATAATGAACTGGTTGCTATACTTGGCAATTTTATTAACCGCACATTGGTTCTTACTGATAAATATTACGGAGGAAAAGTTCCTGAAGCGGATCAGTTTAGCAAAAACGATCTTTCTCTTCTTGAAGAAATAGTAAAGTATCCGAAAAAAATAGGCGATTCGCTTGATAACTTTCGCTTTCGTGAAGCACTGGCTGAATTAATGAACCTTGCACGACTGGGAAATAAATACCTTGCAGATAATGAACCCTGGAAAATTGCCGCAACCGATGAAAAGCGGGTCCGCACAATAATGAATATTTCTCTGCAGATTTCCGCGAATCTTACCGCATTGATGGAGCCATTTTTGCCGCACAGCGCGAAAAAACTTTCGGAAATGCTAAATTTAAAAGATCTGCACTGGCGCGATGCAGAATGTATTGACCTGCTAAAAACAGGACATCAGTTGGGTAAAGCATCACTATTATATGATAAAATAGAAGAGCCGGAAATAGATAAACAAATACAAAAACTTGCGGATTCAAAAAAAATGAACAACGCTTCGACTCCGCTCAGCATACCAAGCTCCAAGCCCGATATTACTTTTGATGACTTTTCAAAAATGGATATTCGTGTAGGTACCATTTTGGAAGCGGAACGTGTACCCAAAACTGATAAACTGTTAAGGTTAAAGATCGATACCGGCATTGATCAGCGAACAGTTGTATCGGGAATTGCAGGGTTTTATGAGGCAGAAAAGATTATCGGTCAGAAGGTAAGTATTTTAGTAAATTTGGCGCCCCGGAAGATCAAAGGGATTGAATCACAAGGGATGATATTAATGGCAGAGAATAATAAAGGTGAATTGGCGTTTGTGACGCCAACGAAAGATTCGAATAATGGCTCAGTAATAAAATAA
- a CDS encoding AAA family ATPase has translation MSKNHPKKCLECKKHFFAKNLRAVYCSDRCRVRSNRKKSVTVTEKAEIVLSKEEILLKETRLLLEKEQMGIPLLEKKLTETEIKLRDRELRNEKIRGIKTKLLKARTYYDRIHGTVKSGGEITKGMLADSAGKNLLLNALAGFVTDKAMGNSIKRYDYSKELRDIDEQLALLGKEERIILFPFDTDSLKGEIQNKARHIENLKQKCKELEETVLRNKSVKDLILLKDEHGFVSAKDVKNINFSDRIMLSGDMGIFIGAIEKNKCAITLTGKQGSGKTYFSFDLISKFIELKYKVAYFSCEEGITQLTREKIDYYRLQNEENFKIREEASLQDIQKFANSFDVIVIDSWGKLNTDISEFDKLRIAFPNTIIVSIFQLTTSGQMRGGTMAAFDAGINIETSIVDGKRIAMCTKNRYGKTGIRYFIDERVIK, from the coding sequence ATGAGTAAAAATCATCCGAAGAAGTGCTTAGAGTGCAAAAAACATTTTTTTGCTAAAAACCTGCGTGCTGTCTATTGTTCAGACAGGTGCAGGGTGCGTTCTAACCGCAAAAAATCCGTAACAGTTACGGAAAAAGCAGAAATTGTACTGAGTAAGGAAGAAATCCTGCTGAAAGAAACTCGGCTTTTGTTGGAAAAGGAACAAATGGGAATACCCCTGCTCGAAAAAAAGTTAACGGAAACGGAAATAAAGCTCCGGGATAGGGAACTGAGAAACGAAAAGATCAGGGGTATCAAAACCAAGTTGCTGAAGGCAAGGACTTATTATGATAGGATACATGGAACAGTAAAATCAGGTGGTGAGATTACAAAGGGAATGTTGGCGGATTCAGCAGGTAAAAACCTTCTTTTAAATGCTCTCGCCGGTTTTGTTACCGATAAAGCAATGGGCAATTCCATCAAGCGGTATGATTATTCAAAGGAGCTTCGTGATATTGATGAACAACTGGCATTACTTGGAAAGGAAGAACGAATTATCCTTTTTCCCTTTGACACAGATTCTTTAAAAGGTGAAATCCAAAACAAAGCCCGGCATATTGAGAACCTGAAACAAAAATGTAAGGAGCTGGAAGAAACAGTACTAAGAAATAAAAGCGTAAAGGATTTAATTCTTCTGAAAGATGAGCATGGCTTTGTCTCTGCTAAGGATGTGAAAAACATAAACTTTTCGGATAGAATCATGCTCAGCGGGGATATGGGAATATTCATCGGGGCCATCGAAAAAAATAAGTGCGCCATCACCCTTACCGGGAAGCAGGGTTCCGGTAAAACTTATTTCTCCTTCGACCTGATAAGCAAGTTCATAGAGTTAAAATACAAGGTGGCTTATTTTTCCTGCGAGGAGGGGATCACCCAGCTCACAAGGGAAAAGATTGATTATTACAGGCTCCAGAACGAAGAAAACTTTAAAATCCGAGAGGAGGCCAGCTTGCAGGACATTCAAAAGTTCGCCAATAGCTTTGATGTAATTGTAATTGACAGTTGGGGCAAGCTGAATACCGACATCAGTGAGTTTGATAAGCTGAGGATCGCTTTTCCAAACACGATTATCGTTTCCATCTTCCAGCTCACTACCTCCGGGCAGATGCGTGGCGGTACTATGGCTGCTTTTGATGCAGGGATTAATATTGAAACATCCATAGTTGACGGGAAACGCATAGCTATGTGTACAAAGAACAGGTATGGAAAAACCGGGATAAGATATTTTATAGATGAGCGAGTGATAAAATAG
- a CDS encoding nucleotidyl transferase AbiEii/AbiGii toxin family protein yields MIKPESYSPQWLDSKLNEYEATNYDLAEKMTFAFILLEHLKLKGLDFIFKGGTSLVLMLDKFHRFSKDIDIILPVNPGNLNEIFDKVVADTPFTRWEVSERKNDEFQVPKEHYKFYYNQSRPSKFPEQPVLLDIIYVESCYPATRKINLAHSFLCTEEPHTEITIPTLDSIAGDKLSAFAPTTIGIPMGKNKAVEIAKQLFDVDQMFELMESPEVVRESFEQTSLMCITHYKKDYTVENIYNDVINTAFAMAMMGKTHPELFNEIKAGVSSLSQYLNKKTNFGYNVALTAAARIAYLAACLMKKTVPHKLDWKSISPDELKSKKIDHPEYGVLNKALKAGYPEAWYYWLHTANILSGAAITAVPVAIKESGKRSDNLTSLTFIINGKETVLDNVNLNEPLRAAVEQALAKSGSTGRLTSDYLVKYNDVDLDVSKKVGEYHFPKDAKIFLTLKSGEGGK; encoded by the coding sequence ATGATTAAACCGGAATCGTACTCACCACAATGGCTTGATTCAAAATTGAATGAATATGAAGCCACCAACTACGACTTGGCAGAGAAAATGACCTTTGCCTTCATATTACTTGAGCATCTTAAGCTGAAAGGCCTTGATTTTATTTTCAAAGGGGGAACCTCTTTGGTTCTTATGCTTGATAAATTTCACAGGTTCTCAAAGGATATTGATATTATCCTTCCGGTAAATCCCGGAAACCTGAATGAAATATTTGATAAGGTTGTTGCGGACACTCCATTTACCCGATGGGAAGTGAGCGAAAGAAAGAACGATGAATTTCAGGTTCCGAAGGAACACTACAAGTTTTACTACAACCAAAGCAGGCCGTCCAAATTTCCGGAGCAGCCTGTGTTGTTGGATATAATATACGTGGAGAGCTGTTATCCAGCAACACGCAAAATCAATCTTGCGCACTCTTTTCTATGCACAGAGGAGCCGCATACGGAAATAACAATTCCAACCTTAGATTCTATTGCCGGTGATAAGCTATCTGCATTTGCGCCAACTACCATTGGTATTCCAATGGGAAAAAACAAAGCAGTGGAGATAGCGAAGCAATTATTTGATGTCGATCAGATGTTTGAATTGATGGAATCCCCGGAGGTAGTTCGGGAGAGCTTTGAGCAAACCTCATTGATGTGCATTACGCATTATAAAAAAGATTATACCGTTGAGAACATATATAATGATGTAATCAATACCGCTTTTGCAATGGCGATGATGGGAAAGACCCATCCGGAATTATTTAATGAAATCAAGGCCGGTGTTAGCTCACTGAGCCAATACCTGAATAAGAAAACCAATTTCGGTTATAATGTGGCCTTAACTGCTGCTGCACGCATTGCATATCTGGCTGCTTGCCTGATGAAAAAAACAGTGCCTCATAAATTAGACTGGAAGTCAATCTCTCCTGACGAATTAAAGAGCAAAAAAATTGACCATCCCGAATACGGCGTACTCAATAAAGCTCTCAAGGCAGGGTACCCGGAAGCATGGTACTACTGGTTGCATACAGCAAATATTCTGAGTGGAGCGGCTATTACTGCGGTACCGGTAGCAATAAAAGAGAGCGGGAAAAGGAGTGATAATTTAACTTCTCTCACCTTCATTATTAATGGAAAGGAAACTGTTCTCGATAATGTCAATTTGAATGAACCGCTGCGTGCGGCTGTGGAACAGGCATTAGCCAAATCGGGAAGTACAGGGCGACTGACAAGTGATTATCTCGTAAAGTATAATGATGTGGATTTAGATGTTTCAAAAAAAGTTGGAGAATATCACTTTCCAAAAGATGCCAAAATATTTTTAACGTTAAAATCAGGTGAGGGTGGAAAATAA